In a single window of the Acipenser ruthenus chromosome 8, fAciRut3.2 maternal haplotype, whole genome shotgun sequence genome:
- the LOC131737765 gene encoding cilia- and flagella-associated protein 47-like: MRTTSIPTDTSPFLALVPASSCRNSSILTAYPYLALHCSVQQIVLKSGQLNGANGKPQSTGEAILRPCYIPGTLSFSTSSSSTFIVTSSTCEESFSEENLSGKGRNKTDETDPQGRKNTLGFPNFPAENSEEGHFYYGILKAVQKWCSLFGWPKGSHPISLLQSLRSAVCKVQKSTSPHRKASYQVSHGKDTKTVCDMLFHLSGQMLPGITASQSLPFDLNERALQLHCQHSTLLTFLKCWYFVSTNNPSNLFECGTHSKNES; the protein is encoded by the exons ATGAGGACCACATCCATCCCTACAGACACATCTCCCTTTCTGGCATTG GTTCCTGCTTCCAGTTGCCGCAACAGCAGCATTTTAACAGCTTACCCTTACCTGGCTCTTCATTGCTCAGTTCAGCAGATTGTCTTAAAAAGTG GACAGCTAAATGGTGCCAAtggcaaaccccagagcaccggaGAAGCTATTCTACGTCCATGTTATATCCCTGGAACCCTCTCTTTTAGTACTTCCTCCAGTTCAACATTTATAGTCACAAGCTCCACCTGTGAGGAATCATTTTCAG AAGAAAATCTATCTGGAAAAGGAAGAAATAAGACCGATGAGACTGACCCACAAGGCAGGAAAAACACACTCGGATTTCCAAACTTTCCTGCAGAGAACTCAGAGGAAGGACACTTCTACTATGGGATTTTAAAGGCTGTACAAAAATGGTGTAGTCTCTTCGGCTGGCCTAAAGGTTCTCACCCCATTTCTCTTCTGCAGTCACTGAGAAG tgcTGTATGTAAAGTTCAGAAATCAACCTCACCACATAGAAAGGCTTCCTATCAAGTCAGCCATGGAAAGGACACAAAAACCGTTTGTGACATGTTGTTCCACCTGAGTGGCCAGATGTTACCGGGAATCACTGCAAGCCAGTCTTTGCCCTTTGACCTCAATGAGCGTGCTCTACAGCTTCATTGTCAACATTCCACCCTGCTTACCTTTCTAAA